The Gemmatimonadota bacterium genomic sequence TGGCGCGCCGTTGACCCGGTCGCGGCCGCCGGCGAATTCCTCGCGGCGCTGGACATTGCACCCGCGTCCCGGAGGCTGACACCTCAACCGATGGCTAAGTGGTCGAGTTCGCAAATACGCCCACGCACCGAGGGCGTATCTGTGGATTCGACCACTAAGGCGTAGCATCCGTTCCCGAACCGGAAATGCCCGATGGAATCCACAGTCGCAAGCTTCCAGATTCTGCTGAACGGCGAGCCGCGCGACGTGCCGGCCGGCCGCACGGTGGCTGGCCTGCTGGCGGAGTTGGGGCTCGACCCCCGGCTCGTCGTCGTCGAGTACAACCGTGAGATCTTGGATCGCACGCGCTTCGAGAAGACCGAGCTGCGCGCCGGGGATATCCTCGAGCTCGTGCACTTCGTGGGTGGGGGGTGAGTCATGAGCACGGTCACGATAGAAGCGGCCATCCGCGACGAGCCGCTGGTCATTGCCGGCCGCGCGTTCGGCTCGCGGCTGATTGTCGGGACGGGGAAGTACCGGGACAACCCGACCATGATTCGGGCCATCGAGGCATCCGGCGCCGAGATGGTGACGGTCGCCGTGCGGCGCATTGACCTGGATCGCACCCGCCAGGAGGGCATCCTCTACCACCTCGATCCGTCCCGCATTTTCCTCCTGCCCAACACGGCCGGCTGCTACACCGCCGAGGACGCCGTCCGCTATGCCCGGCTGGCGCGCGCCGCTGGCCTCAACGACTGGGTCAAGCTCGAAGTTATCGGCGACGAGCGGACGCTCCTGCCCGATGCGGCTGCCACGCTCGAAGCGGCACGGCAATTAGTGGCCGAGGGCTTCCATGTGCTGGCCTACACCAACGAAGA encodes the following:
- a CDS encoding thiazole synthase: MSTVTIEAAIRDEPLVIAGRAFGSRLIVGTGKYRDNPTMIRAIEASGAEMVTVAVRRIDLDRTRQEGILYHLDPSRIFLLPNTAGCYTAEDAVRYARLARAAGLNDWVKLEVIGDERTLLPDAAATLEAARQLVAEGFHVLAYTNEDVVSALRLEQAGCAAVMPLASPIGSGLGLVNPYYIREIKRRLTVPVIVDAGVGTASDACVTMEQGVDGVLMNTALAEAQDPVRMALAMKLAIEAGRLAYRAGRMPRREVAVPSSPGMGMLG
- the thiS gene encoding sulfur carrier protein ThiS, with the translated sequence MESTVASFQILLNGEPRDVPAGRTVAGLLAELGLDPRLVVVEYNREILDRTRFEKTELRAGDILELVHFVGGG